From Thermococcus sp., a single genomic window includes:
- a CDS encoding nucleotidyltransferase produces the protein MDAETLRKAKEELIKRVEDFYGNNLLSVVFYGRHLHDPNFPEIDVVVIIDKPYDPVKMNRMADFVENIRDPIEEKYGYHVSFELYTREEAENFHSGYLDVFVNYEIAYDRDGYFEWLKEEMLNPKTVMKHVQYLSTIEYIPVDREDRE, from the coding sequence ATGGACGCCGAAACGCTGAGAAAGGCGAAGGAAGAACTAATAAAAAGGGTAGAGGATTTCTATGGTAACAACCTGCTCTCTGTAGTATTCTACGGAAGGCATCTCCACGACCCAAACTTCCCGGAGATAGACGTGGTAGTTATAATCGACAAGCCCTACGATCCCGTCAAGATGAACCGCATGGCAGACTTTGTTGAGAACATCAGGGACCCAATAGAGGAGAAGTACGGCTACCACGTCTCCTTCGAGCTGTATACGAGGGAAGAAGCCGAGAACTTCCACTCTGGCTATCTGGACGTCTTTGTGAACTACGAGATAGCCTACGACAGGGACGGCTACTTCGAGTGGCTTAAAGAGGAAATGCTCAATCCGAAGACGGTTATGAAGCACGTCCAGTATCTCAGCACTATCGAGTACATTCCAGTTGATAGGGAGGACAGGGAATGA